From the genome of Variovorax sp. RA8, one region includes:
- a CDS encoding Bug family tripartite tricarboxylate transporter substrate binding protein yields the protein MKPIAPLARRLLAGATFALATLAVHAQDYPAKPVRIIAPFPAGSGPDANAREIAAELTKVLGQSFFVENRPGASNIIGTEAAAKAPADGYSLYIGTTSSLSVVPHLYAKLPFNAERDFAPISLMGVLNTGLIATPALPARDARALIAELKARPDSVTVATAGIGSYSHLSGVWFNEAAGVKTSLVPYNSNSPYTDLLGGQVQLMFDGLPAAAGNIRAGKLRLLAITGKARHPSFPEVPTFAESGLPDYAPIAWQGLLAPAGTPQPVLDKLSAAMKKACESKELADKWRSYGGELRCNTPAEFSAFIEADRAMWGRVIRQAKVKLD from the coding sequence ATGAAGCCCATTGCCCCGCTCGCCCGGCGCCTGCTCGCCGGCGCCACCTTCGCACTGGCCACGCTCGCCGTCCACGCACAGGACTACCCAGCCAAGCCGGTCCGCATCATTGCCCCCTTCCCGGCCGGCAGCGGACCCGATGCGAATGCACGCGAGATCGCGGCCGAGCTCACCAAGGTGCTGGGGCAGTCCTTCTTCGTCGAGAACCGCCCGGGCGCCTCGAACATCATCGGAACGGAAGCGGCGGCCAAGGCGCCGGCCGACGGCTACTCGCTCTACATCGGCACCACGAGCTCGCTGTCGGTGGTGCCGCATCTCTACGCGAAGCTGCCCTTCAACGCCGAGCGCGACTTCGCGCCCATCAGCCTGATGGGCGTGCTCAACACCGGCCTGATCGCCACGCCGGCGCTGCCGGCCAGGGATGCGCGCGCGCTCATCGCCGAGCTCAAGGCCAGGCCCGACTCGGTGACCGTCGCGACCGCCGGCATCGGCAGCTATTCGCACCTCTCGGGCGTCTGGTTCAACGAGGCCGCGGGCGTCAAGACCAGCCTCGTGCCCTACAACAGCAACAGTCCCTACACCGACCTGCTCGGCGGACAGGTGCAACTGATGTTCGACGGCCTGCCCGCGGCGGCCGGCAACATCCGGGCGGGCAAGCTCAGGCTGCTGGCCATCACCGGCAAGGCGCGGCATCCGAGCTTCCCGGAGGTGCCGACCTTTGCCGAGAGCGGCCTGCCCGACTACGCGCCCATCGCCTGGCAGGGGCTGCTCGCGCCCGCCGGCACGCCCCAGCCGGTCCTCGACAAGCTCAGCGCCGCGATGAAGAAGGCCTGCGAGTCGAAGGAGCTTGCCGACAAGTGGCGCTCCTACGGCGGCGAACTGCGCTGCAACACGCCGGCCGAATTCAGCGCCTTCATCGAGGCCGACCGCGCGATGTGGGGCCGGGTGATCCGGCAGGCGAAGGTCAAGCTCGATTGA
- the leuD gene encoding 3-isopropylmalate dehydratase small subunit, with translation MQAFTQLDAVAAPLARINVDTDQIVPALYLQKPRAADFGEFLFRDVRHDAQGARRADFPLNDTAYAQARILVAGRNFGCGSSREHAVWALVDGGFRAVIAPSFGDIFFSNALKNGLLPVRLPEPRVEALLALLQREPGAHLRIDLAAQRVHASDGGCDAFEIDPFARQCLLEGLDELDYTLGQTARIEAFERERAWLLSPLPSVPPA, from the coding sequence ATGCAAGCCTTCACCCAGCTCGATGCCGTGGCCGCGCCGCTGGCGCGCATCAACGTCGACACCGACCAGATCGTGCCGGCGCTCTACCTGCAGAAGCCGCGCGCCGCCGACTTCGGCGAGTTCCTGTTCCGCGACGTGCGGCACGATGCGCAGGGCGCGCGGCGCGCCGATTTCCCGCTCAACGACACGGCCTATGCGCAGGCCCGCATCCTCGTGGCGGGCCGCAACTTCGGCTGCGGCTCCTCGCGCGAGCACGCCGTGTGGGCGCTGGTCGACGGCGGCTTCCGCGCCGTGATCGCGCCCAGCTTCGGCGACATCTTCTTCTCCAACGCGCTGAAGAACGGCCTGCTGCCCGTGCGCCTGCCCGAGCCGCGCGTCGAGGCGCTGCTGGCCCTGCTGCAGCGCGAGCCCGGTGCGCACCTGCGCATCGACCTGGCGGCCCAGCGCGTGCACGCGAGCGACGGTGGCTGCGATGCCTTCGAGATCGATCCCTTCGCGCGCCAGTGCCTGCTCGAGGGCCTGGACGAGCTGGACTACACCCTCGGCCAGACCGCGCGCATCGAGGCCTTCGAGCGCGAGCGCGCCTGGCTTCTTTCACCCCTTCCGTCTGTTCCTCCTGCCTGA
- the leuC gene encoding 3-isopropylmalate dehydratase large subunit, with translation MPASPAPRTLFDKIWSQHVVMQRDDGQSLLHVDRHLVQDGSAPAFQMLRERGLPVRRPDLAFATPDHYVPTASRDLGRIADPEKRAMAQALADDCAASGIRFFGLDDLRQGIVHVVGPEQGLSLPGMLIVCGDSHTSTHGALGALAFGIGASEVAHVLATQALWQRKPRTLRVSVDGRLGAGVTAKDIILAIIGRIGAAGATGHVIEYAGEAIRALSMEARMTVCNMSIEAGARAGMIAPDDTTFAWLAGRPQAPTGADWEAALARWRQLPGDAEAAFDREIALHANEIAPMVTWGTSPEDVLPISGRVPDPAEAGDADRRAAMQGVLAYMGLAPGQRLEDIAVQRVFIGSCTNGRIEDLRSAAAVARGRRVAEGVEAWVVPGSGLVKQQAEDEGLDAVFRAAGFQWRHAGCSMCLGTNGDQVAPGQRCASTSNRNFVGRQGPGARTHLMSPAMAAAAAVTGRLTDVRALLQAH, from the coding sequence ATGCCTGCTTCTCCCGCTCCCCGCACCTTGTTCGACAAGATCTGGTCGCAGCATGTCGTGATGCAGCGCGACGACGGGCAGAGCCTGCTCCATGTCGATCGGCACCTGGTGCAGGACGGCTCCGCCCCGGCCTTCCAGATGCTGCGCGAGCGCGGCCTGCCGGTGCGACGCCCGGACCTGGCCTTCGCCACGCCGGACCACTACGTGCCCACCGCCTCGCGTGACCTCGGCCGCATCGCCGATCCGGAGAAGCGCGCCATGGCCCAGGCGCTGGCCGACGACTGCGCTGCCTCCGGCATCCGCTTCTTCGGCCTGGACGACCTGCGCCAAGGCATCGTGCACGTGGTCGGCCCCGAGCAGGGCCTGAGCCTGCCGGGCATGCTGATCGTTTGCGGCGACAGCCACACCTCCACGCATGGCGCATTGGGCGCGCTGGCCTTCGGCATCGGGGCTTCGGAAGTGGCGCATGTGCTGGCCACGCAGGCCCTGTGGCAGCGCAAGCCGCGCACGCTGCGCGTCAGCGTCGACGGCCGGCTGGGTGCGGGCGTGACCGCCAAGGACATCATCCTGGCCATCATCGGCCGCATCGGCGCCGCGGGCGCGACCGGCCATGTGATCGAGTACGCGGGCGAGGCGATCCGCGCGTTGTCGATGGAAGCACGCATGACCGTGTGCAACATGTCCATCGAGGCTGGCGCGCGCGCCGGGATGATCGCGCCGGACGACACCACCTTCGCGTGGCTGGCCGGCCGCCCGCAGGCGCCGACGGGCGCCGACTGGGAGGCCGCGCTCGCCCGCTGGCGCCAGCTGCCCGGCGATGCCGAGGCCGCCTTCGACCGCGAGATCGCGCTGCATGCCAACGAAATCGCGCCCATGGTCACCTGGGGCACCAGCCCCGAGGACGTGCTGCCCATCTCGGGCCGCGTGCCCGATCCGGCGGAAGCCGGCGATGCCGACCGGCGCGCTGCGATGCAGGGTGTCCTGGCCTACATGGGCCTCGCCCCCGGCCAGCGGCTGGAAGACATCGCGGTGCAGCGCGTCTTCATCGGCTCCTGCACCAATGGCCGCATCGAGGACCTGCGCAGCGCCGCCGCGGTGGCGCGCGGCCGCCGCGTGGCCGAGGGCGTGGAGGCCTGGGTGGTGCCCGGCTCCGGCCTGGTCAAGCAGCAGGCCGAGGACGAGGGCCTGGACGCGGTGTTCCGCGCGGCCGGCTTCCAGTGGCGGCATGCGGGCTGCTCGATGTGCCTGGGCACCAACGGCGACCAGGTCGCGCCGGGGCAGCGCTGCGCCTCCACCTCCAACCGCAACTTCGTGGGCCGGCAAGGGCCGGGCGCGCGCACACACCTGATGAGCCCCGCCATGGCCGCCGCCGCGGCGGTGACGGGGCGGCTGACCGACGTGCGCGCGCTGCTGCAGGCGCACTGA
- a CDS encoding VOC family protein has product MSQHPDAASTTLSLQFSHIGFYVRDLPGMARFYKEALRFTQTDAGDLGAVQLVFLSRDPAEHHQIVLATGRPAELPFNPINQISFRVPDIATLRRFHARLVEHGAQDVQPVTHGNAISIYCRDPEGNRLELFVDTPWYCEQPLRQPIDLAESDEQILARAEAIAKRLPKFMSRAEWQAQVARQMEQDQRG; this is encoded by the coding sequence ATGAGTCAACACCCGGACGCTGCCTCCACGACCCTGTCCTTGCAGTTCAGCCACATCGGCTTCTACGTGCGCGACCTGCCCGGCATGGCGCGCTTCTACAAGGAAGCCCTGCGCTTCACCCAGACCGACGCCGGCGACCTCGGGGCGGTGCAGCTCGTGTTCCTGAGCCGCGACCCGGCCGAGCACCACCAGATCGTGCTGGCGACGGGGCGGCCTGCCGAGCTGCCCTTCAACCCGATCAACCAGATCTCGTTCCGCGTACCCGACATCGCGACGCTGCGGCGCTTTCATGCCCGCCTGGTCGAGCATGGCGCGCAGGACGTGCAGCCGGTGACGCACGGCAACGCGATCTCCATCTACTGCCGCGACCCCGAAGGCAACCGGCTCGAGCTCTTCGTCGACACGCCGTGGTACTGCGAGCAGCCGCTGCGCCAGCCCATCGACCTGGCCGAATCGGACGAGCAGATCCTCGCGCGCGCAGAGGCCATCGCGAAGCGCCTGCCGAAGTTCATGAGCCGCGCCGAATGGCAGGCCCAGGTCGCCCGGCAAATGGAGCAAGACCAGCGTGGATGA
- a CDS encoding Bug family tripartite tricarboxylate transporter substrate binding protein, which translates to MTMKKAHACLMAVLFAAAAGAGAQTASGGYPNQPIKLMVPWPAGGGVDTTARMISEPLAQKLGQPIVIDNRGGAGGNIGTELAARARPDGYNLLMGSISPNAVNVHLYNKLGFDPIKDFAPIVYVSAVPNILVVPASSPFKTVKDVIDAAKANPGKLNYGSGGVGSSQHLAAVQFMSAAKIDIVHVPYKGTAPAEADLAAGHISLMLDTTTCLPFVASGRMRALAVASKQRNPALPNVPTFDEAGLPGIYASSWYGLMAPAGTPRPIIDKLNAQANEVLQSPDMKRRMAEFGAEVGGGTPEEFGQFIVSEIKRYESIVRLSGAKLD; encoded by the coding sequence ATGACGATGAAGAAAGCGCATGCCTGCCTGATGGCCGTGCTGTTCGCCGCGGCCGCTGGGGCGGGCGCGCAGACCGCCAGCGGCGGCTACCCCAACCAGCCCATCAAGCTCATGGTGCCCTGGCCCGCCGGCGGCGGCGTCGACACCACGGCGCGCATGATCTCCGAGCCGCTGGCGCAGAAGCTGGGCCAGCCCATCGTCATCGACAACCGCGGCGGCGCGGGCGGCAACATCGGCACCGAGCTCGCAGCGCGCGCCAGGCCCGACGGCTACAACCTGCTGATGGGCTCGATCAGCCCGAACGCGGTCAACGTCCACCTCTACAACAAGCTGGGCTTCGACCCGATCAAGGACTTCGCGCCCATCGTCTACGTCTCGGCCGTGCCGAACATCCTGGTGGTGCCGGCCTCCTCGCCCTTCAAGACAGTCAAGGACGTGATCGACGCGGCCAAGGCCAACCCCGGCAAGCTCAACTACGGCTCGGGCGGCGTCGGCTCCTCGCAGCACCTGGCGGCGGTGCAGTTCATGTCGGCCGCGAAGATCGACATCGTGCACGTGCCCTACAAGGGCACCGCGCCGGCCGAGGCGGACCTGGCGGCCGGCCACATCTCGCTGATGCTCGACACCACCACCTGCCTGCCCTTCGTGGCGAGCGGCCGGATGCGCGCGCTGGCCGTGGCCTCGAAGCAGCGCAACCCGGCGCTGCCCAATGTGCCCACCTTCGACGAGGCCGGGCTGCCCGGCATCTATGCCTCGTCCTGGTACGGACTGATGGCGCCCGCGGGCACGCCGCGGCCGATCATCGACAAGCTCAACGCGCAGGCCAACGAGGTGCTGCAGTCCCCCGACATGAAGCGGCGCATGGCCGAGTTCGGCGCCGAGGTGGGCGGTGGCACGCCGGAGGAATTCGGGCAGTTCATCGTTTCCGAGATCAAGCGCTACGAATCGATCGTGCGCCTGTCGGGGGCCAAGCTGGACTGA
- a CDS encoding Bug family tripartite tricarboxylate transporter substrate binding protein has protein sequence MRRQTEGRLARRLLLVAAAAALISPGPALAQGDYPSRPVTIVVPFPAGGPTDASARLFAKAMTDALGQPIVIDNRGGAGGTLGSNFVAQSTADGYTLLWGGTSTLAVAPGLYKNLKYDVKSFVPIGMALRGPLMLAGRPSLEATDLAALLRKAKQQPLTVATAGNGSIGHLATEYLRETAKVQLTHVPYRGGAPALNDALGGQVDLIFDNASALYPHVKAGKLRAYAVGGAQPYAPAPEVPTARSVLGTDFQAYSWFGLVAPAATPAPVVQKLVAAFEKSAQSPEVKRELSSTGLEPGVPGAKAFAEVIHADYRKWSGIITRADVRAD, from the coding sequence TTGCGACGCCAGACTGAAGGCCGCCTCGCGCGGCGCCTGCTCCTCGTTGCGGCCGCGGCCGCCCTGATCTCGCCCGGCCCCGCCCTCGCCCAGGGCGACTACCCCAGCCGCCCCGTCACGATCGTGGTGCCGTTCCCGGCGGGCGGACCGACGGACGCCAGTGCGCGCCTCTTCGCCAAGGCCATGACCGATGCCCTCGGCCAGCCGATCGTGATCGACAACCGCGGCGGCGCGGGCGGCACGCTGGGCAGCAACTTCGTCGCGCAATCGACGGCCGACGGCTACACGCTCCTGTGGGGCGGGACCAGCACGCTGGCAGTCGCGCCCGGGCTCTACAAGAACCTGAAGTACGACGTGAAGTCCTTCGTGCCCATCGGCATGGCCCTGCGCGGCCCGCTGATGCTGGCGGGCCGACCTTCGCTGGAGGCGACCGACCTCGCGGCCCTGCTGCGCAAGGCGAAGCAGCAGCCGCTGACGGTCGCGACGGCGGGCAACGGCTCGATCGGGCACCTGGCGACGGAGTACCTGCGCGAGACCGCGAAGGTCCAGCTGACGCACGTGCCGTACCGCGGCGGCGCGCCGGCGCTGAACGACGCGCTCGGCGGGCAGGTCGACCTGATCTTCGACAACGCGTCGGCGCTCTACCCGCACGTGAAGGCCGGCAAGCTGCGCGCCTATGCGGTGGGCGGTGCGCAGCCCTACGCGCCGGCGCCCGAGGTGCCCACCGCGAGGTCGGTGCTCGGCACCGACTTCCAGGCCTACTCGTGGTTCGGCCTGGTGGCGCCGGCCGCGACGCCGGCGCCGGTGGTGCAGAAGCTGGTCGCCGCCTTCGAGAAGTCCGCGCAGTCGCCCGAGGTGAAGCGCGAGCTGTCCAGCACGGGCCTGGAGCCCGGCGTGCCGGGCGCCAAGGCCTTTGCCGAGGTGATCCACGCCGACTACCGGAAGTGGTCCGGGATCATCACCCGCGCCGACGTGCGCGCGGATTGA
- the mhpA gene encoding bifunctional 3-(3-hydroxy-phenyl)propionate/3-hydroxycinnamic acid hydroxylase MhpA → MDDPTVFDVAIVGLGPTGATLANLLGSAGLSVLVIEKEGAIYPLPRAIHFDGEVMRVFQTIGLREAVLAISRPGTQGMHFVNAAGETLLIRGGTAALGPHGCANNYYFHQPELEALLRRGLDRFDNVSVLLRHELAGIAEDDEAATLSVRALEDGRARTFTARYVVGADGARSPVRAHMGSPMHDLGLRQPWLVFDVMLRKDVDLPDHTVQHCDPARPMTYCNVTGARRRWEIMVLPEDDREALLAPETLWGLVGRWIAPADATLERAAIYTFHSVIAEGWRRGRLLLAGDACHQTPPFLGQGMCAGIRDAANLAWKLEAVLRRRAPPALLDSYESERAPHVRALIELAVRLGNIIQTTDARAAAERDAKFRAGEPEVFELPPQALGTGAFDTRQGAPAGRPFPQPRLADGRLLDELLGRRIAVIGRNGSIAGVSRASAERWRRAGAIVIDRPDPCLVQWLDAHEADAVVLRPDRYIVGVARTAGELDDLTHLLPVAP, encoded by the coding sequence GTGGATGACCCCACCGTCTTCGACGTCGCGATCGTCGGCCTCGGTCCGACCGGCGCCACGCTGGCCAACCTGCTCGGCAGCGCGGGCCTGTCGGTGCTGGTGATCGAGAAGGAAGGCGCCATCTACCCGCTGCCGCGCGCGATCCACTTCGACGGCGAGGTCATGCGCGTGTTCCAGACCATCGGCCTGCGCGAGGCGGTGCTGGCGATATCGAGGCCGGGCACGCAGGGCATGCATTTCGTCAATGCAGCCGGCGAGACCCTGCTGATCCGCGGCGGCACCGCGGCGCTGGGGCCGCATGGCTGCGCCAACAACTACTACTTTCACCAGCCCGAGCTGGAGGCGCTGCTGCGCCGGGGGCTGGATCGCTTCGACAACGTCTCGGTGCTGCTGCGCCACGAGCTCGCCGGCATTGCCGAGGATGACGAAGCCGCGACGCTCTCGGTGCGCGCCCTCGAGGACGGCCGCGCGCGCACTTTCACGGCTCGGTACGTGGTCGGCGCCGACGGTGCGCGCTCTCCGGTGCGCGCGCACATGGGCAGCCCGATGCACGACCTCGGCCTGCGTCAGCCCTGGCTGGTGTTCGACGTGATGCTCCGCAAGGACGTGGACCTGCCCGACCACACGGTCCAGCACTGCGACCCGGCCCGGCCCATGACCTACTGCAACGTGACCGGCGCACGCCGGCGCTGGGAAATCATGGTCCTGCCCGAAGACGATCGCGAGGCGCTGCTCGCGCCCGAGACGCTGTGGGGGCTGGTCGGCCGCTGGATCGCGCCGGCCGATGCGACGCTCGAGCGCGCCGCGATCTACACCTTCCACTCGGTCATCGCCGAGGGATGGCGCCGTGGCCGGCTGCTGCTGGCCGGCGACGCCTGCCACCAGACACCGCCCTTCCTCGGCCAGGGCATGTGCGCCGGCATCCGCGATGCGGCCAACCTGGCCTGGAAGCTGGAGGCAGTGCTGCGCAGACGCGCGCCGCCGGCGCTGCTCGACAGCTACGAGAGCGAGCGTGCGCCGCACGTGCGCGCACTCATCGAGCTGGCAGTGCGGCTGGGCAACATCATCCAGACCACCGACGCGCGGGCAGCAGCCGAGCGCGACGCGAAGTTCCGCGCCGGCGAGCCCGAGGTCTTCGAGCTGCCGCCGCAGGCGCTGGGCACCGGCGCCTTCGACACCCGGCAGGGCGCGCCGGCCGGCCGCCCCTTCCCGCAGCCGCGGCTGGCCGATGGCCGACTGCTCGACGAACTGCTGGGCCGGCGCATCGCGGTGATCGGTCGCAACGGCTCGATCGCGGGCGTCTCGCGCGCCAGCGCCGAGCGCTGGCGGCGCGCCGGTGCGATCGTGATCGACCGGCCCGATCCCTGCCTTGTGCAGTGGCTGGACGCGCATGAAGCCGACGCCGTGGTGCTGCGCCCCGACCGATATATCGTCGGGGTCGCGCGCACCGCTGGCGAGTTGGATGACCTCACGCACCTGCTGCCGGTCGCGCCATGA
- the gcvA gene encoding transcriptional regulator GcvA, protein MPRRLPPLNALRAFEAAARCGNFTRAAQELCVTQGAVSRHIATLEGWLQVALFERGRHGISLTPAGQNYFGTVRAALDQIEYGTRQLQANPDERRLRIKLPPTFAIRWLVPRLARFHALHPRIDVQITTSHERADFAREDVDVSIHSEPVAPMGPGFRRLFGETLVPVCAPGLLERGPPLREPGELAAHVLLCSMNRPKDWPAWLAAAGAPQIDGNNGLKFENAALAYQAAADRLGVMVALDAFVRDDLASGRLVAPFALRVPTRGAYYLAWRDDAPQPERVKAFEAWIVQEAEAMEATSAAVPPEAA, encoded by the coding sequence ATGCCACGCCGACTGCCTCCCCTCAATGCCCTGCGCGCCTTCGAAGCCGCGGCGCGCTGCGGCAACTTCACGCGCGCCGCCCAGGAGCTGTGCGTCACGCAGGGCGCGGTGAGCCGGCACATCGCAACGCTCGAAGGCTGGCTGCAGGTGGCGCTGTTCGAGCGCGGGCGCCACGGCATCTCGCTCACGCCGGCCGGCCAGAACTACTTCGGCACGGTGCGGGCGGCGCTGGACCAGATCGAGTACGGCACGCGCCAGTTGCAGGCCAACCCCGACGAGCGGCGCCTGCGGATCAAGCTGCCGCCGACCTTCGCGATCCGCTGGCTGGTGCCGCGCCTGGCGCGCTTCCATGCGCTGCATCCGCGCATCGACGTGCAGATCACCACCTCGCACGAGCGCGCCGACTTCGCCCGCGAGGACGTGGACGTGAGCATCCATTCCGAGCCGGTGGCGCCCATGGGCCCGGGTTTCCGTCGCCTCTTCGGAGAGACGCTGGTGCCGGTCTGTGCGCCGGGCCTGCTGGAGCGTGGTCCGCCGCTGCGCGAGCCGGGCGAGCTCGCAGCGCATGTGCTGCTGTGCTCGATGAACCGTCCCAAGGACTGGCCGGCCTGGCTCGCGGCAGCGGGCGCACCGCAGATCGACGGCAACAACGGCCTGAAGTTCGAGAACGCCGCGCTGGCCTACCAGGCAGCAGCGGACCGGCTGGGCGTGATGGTCGCGCTCGACGCCTTCGTGCGCGACGACCTGGCCTCGGGCCGGCTGGTGGCGCCCTTCGCGCTGCGGGTGCCGACGCGCGGCGCCTACTACCTCGCGTGGCGCGACGACGCGCCGCAACCCGAGCGCGTGAAGGCCTTCGAGGCCTGGATCGTGCAGGAGGCCGAAGCGATGGAGGCGACTTCGGCCGCCGTGCCGCCCGAAGCGGCCTGA
- a CDS encoding FAD-dependent monooxygenase, whose amino-acid sequence MKAKILIAGAGLGGLTAALALLRQGHEVQVLEQAAQLSEVGAGLQLSANATRVLEGMELAAPLRAVASEPAGKEVRLWSTGQTWKLFDLGAESIAQYGHPYYTIYRPDLHRLLVEAVEAARPGAIVLGARCTGFEEAGDSVTVSTEDARRFAGDVLVGADGVHSRIRRQLFGGDEPVFSGCLAWRGVIPSERLPERLRRPVGTNWIGPGGHVIHYPLRRGELVNFVGIVERSDWTVESWTAAGTVEECVRDFAGWHEDVHTLIRSLEVPYKWALMQREPMARWSRGRVTLLGDACHPTLPFLAQGAAMAIEDGAMLARCLAAPDAGDLPAALRRYQDARMERTRAIVLRSAENARRFHNPALASAEGAVQYVDREWAEAKVRERYHWLFDYKVDQVPLPA is encoded by the coding sequence ATGAAAGCAAAGATTCTGATTGCAGGCGCCGGGCTCGGCGGCCTGACGGCGGCGCTCGCCCTGCTGCGCCAGGGCCACGAGGTCCAGGTGCTCGAACAGGCGGCGCAGCTCAGCGAGGTGGGCGCGGGCCTGCAGCTGAGCGCCAACGCCACCCGCGTCCTCGAGGGCATGGAACTGGCCGCGCCGCTGCGCGCCGTGGCCAGCGAGCCCGCCGGCAAGGAGGTGCGGCTCTGGAGCACGGGGCAGACGTGGAAGCTGTTCGATCTCGGCGCGGAGTCCATCGCGCAGTACGGCCATCCCTACTACACGATCTACCGGCCTGACCTGCACCGGCTGTTGGTGGAGGCGGTGGAGGCAGCACGGCCCGGCGCCATCGTGCTGGGCGCGCGCTGCACCGGCTTCGAGGAGGCGGGCGACAGCGTGACCGTCTCGACCGAGGACGCACGACGATTCGCCGGCGATGTGCTGGTCGGCGCCGACGGCGTGCATTCGCGCATCCGCCGCCAGCTCTTCGGCGGCGACGAACCGGTGTTCTCGGGCTGCCTGGCCTGGCGCGGCGTGATCCCGAGCGAGCGCCTGCCCGAGCGCCTGCGCCGCCCGGTGGGCACCAACTGGATCGGCCCCGGGGGGCATGTCATCCATTACCCGCTGCGCCGCGGCGAGCTGGTGAACTTCGTCGGGATCGTCGAGCGCAGCGACTGGACGGTGGAATCGTGGACCGCCGCCGGCACCGTGGAGGAATGCGTGCGCGACTTCGCCGGCTGGCACGAGGACGTCCACACGCTGATCCGCAGCCTGGAAGTGCCGTACAAGTGGGCGTTGATGCAGCGCGAGCCCATGGCCCGGTGGTCGCGCGGCCGCGTGACGCTGCTCGGCGATGCCTGCCACCCCACCCTGCCCTTCCTGGCGCAGGGCGCGGCGATGGCGATCGAGGACGGCGCGATGCTCGCGCGCTGCCTGGCCGCCCCGGACGCCGGCGATCTGCCCGCCGCGTTGCGCCGATACCAGGACGCCCGGATGGAACGCACCCGTGCCATCGTGCTGCGCTCCGCCGAGAACGCCAGGCGCTTCCACAACCCGGCGCTGGCCTCGGCCGAAGGCGCGGTGCAGTACGTGGACCGCGAGTGGGCCGAGGCCAAGGTGCGAGAGCGCTACCACTGGCTGTTCGACTACAAGGTCGACCAGGTGCCACTTCCGGCGTGA
- a CDS encoding LysR family transcriptional regulator, with product MNLSLRQIRAFTLIARLQSITRAAEQLHISQAGLSGMLRDIETQLDCRLFDRTTRAVSLTDAGRAFLPVATRVLAELEGAAASLGRLSAAESQTLVIGATPLVASCVLPLACAAFAAQRPQTSVVVQDLDRAQIRQKVQAGELDAGYGVFLEAAGDLRRMLLQMSELVLVAPQGAALPGTGERLRWSELRDLALLSLPADNPIQQQVDAQLASIGRSQPSQRTFNHLHTVLAMVEAGAGHAVLPSFVASASLRYRLQMVPLTRPRVALEFYEITRKGRPRGSALAAFSQCLLAAMSRASD from the coding sequence ATGAACCTCTCCTTGCGCCAGATCCGCGCCTTCACCCTGATCGCCCGGCTCCAGAGCATCACGCGCGCCGCCGAGCAGCTGCACATCTCGCAGGCAGGCCTGAGTGGCATGCTGCGCGACATCGAGACGCAGCTCGATTGCCGCCTCTTCGACCGCACCACGCGCGCCGTGTCGCTCACCGATGCCGGCCGTGCCTTCCTGCCGGTCGCCACGCGCGTGCTGGCGGAGCTCGAAGGCGCCGCGGCCTCGCTGGGGCGGCTTTCGGCGGCCGAGAGCCAGACCCTGGTGATCGGCGCCACCCCGCTGGTCGCGTCCTGCGTGCTGCCGCTCGCCTGCGCGGCCTTTGCCGCGCAACGCCCGCAGACGAGCGTCGTCGTGCAGGACCTGGACCGCGCGCAGATCCGCCAGAAGGTCCAGGCCGGCGAGCTGGATGCCGGCTACGGCGTGTTCCTGGAGGCGGCCGGCGACCTGCGCCGGATGCTCTTGCAGATGAGCGAGCTGGTGCTGGTCGCGCCGCAGGGCGCAGCGCTCCCGGGCACCGGCGAACGGCTGCGCTGGAGCGAGCTGCGCGACCTGGCGCTGCTGTCGCTGCCGGCGGACAACCCGATCCAGCAGCAGGTCGATGCCCAGCTCGCGAGCATCGGCCGCAGCCAGCCCTCGCAGCGCACCTTCAACCACCTGCACACCGTGCTGGCCATGGTCGAAGCCGGCGCCGGCCATGCGGTCCTGCCCTCGTTCGTGGCCTCGGCGTCGCTTCGCTACCGCTTGCAGATGGTGCCGCTGACGCGCCCGCGGGTGGCGCTCGAGTTCTACGAGATCACCCGCAAGGGCCGCCCGCGCGGCAGCGCGCTCGCGGCCTTCAGCCAGTGCCTGCTGGCGGCCATGAGCCGGGCCAGCGACTGA